The Pseudodesulfovibrio sp. zrk46 genome contains a region encoding:
- a CDS encoding homoserine O-acetyltransferase, producing MSEYIDNLDTGSSVGVVKRQTFTFGKDGDPITLESGRTLAPVSLAYETCGTLNEDKSNAILVCHALTGDSHVAGIYQEDDPKPGWWDIMVGPGKPIDTNKYFVICSNVIGGCMGSTGPLSRNPETDHPYAATFPVVTIGDMVRCQRRLVDHLGIDKLLAVIGGSVGGMQVLEWSVRYPERVCAAIPLATTTKHSAQAIAFNEVARQAIMADPKWNAGDYYESGRPEHGLAVARMVGHITYLSDESMRHKFDRRLQDRVELSFDFEADFQVESYLRYQGNKFVDRFDANSFLYLTKAADYFNLENQHGDGSLVQAFSRAKCRYLVVSFTSDWLYPTYQSRDMVKAMKKNGLDVSFCEIEAPWGHDAFLLPNERLDALMGGFLDRVRTECLTGGSHAI from the coding sequence ATGAGCGAATACATCGACAACCTGGACACCGGCTCTTCCGTGGGCGTGGTGAAGCGGCAAACATTCACGTTTGGCAAGGACGGCGATCCCATCACGTTGGAGAGCGGACGGACGCTGGCTCCGGTCTCGCTGGCCTATGAGACCTGCGGCACCCTGAACGAGGACAAGTCCAACGCCATCCTCGTCTGCCATGCGCTGACGGGCGACTCCCACGTGGCAGGCATCTATCAGGAAGACGACCCCAAGCCGGGGTGGTGGGACATCATGGTGGGACCGGGCAAACCCATCGACACCAACAAATATTTCGTGATCTGCTCCAACGTGATTGGCGGCTGCATGGGGTCCACCGGCCCCCTGTCGCGCAATCCCGAGACGGATCACCCCTACGCCGCCACCTTCCCGGTGGTGACCATCGGCGACATGGTTCGCTGTCAGCGACGCCTCGTCGATCATCTGGGCATCGACAAGCTGCTGGCCGTCATCGGCGGCTCCGTGGGCGGCATGCAGGTGCTGGAGTGGTCAGTTCGCTACCCGGAGCGCGTCTGCGCGGCCATACCACTGGCCACGACGACCAAGCACTCGGCGCAGGCCATCGCCTTCAACGAGGTGGCGCGTCAGGCCATCATGGCCGACCCCAAGTGGAACGCCGGGGACTATTACGAATCCGGCCGCCCAGAGCACGGATTGGCCGTTGCCCGCATGGTGGGCCACATCACCTATCTTTCTGACGAATCCATGCGTCATAAGTTCGACCGCCGGTTACAGGATCGTGTCGAGCTCTCCTTTGACTTCGAGGCCGACTTTCAGGTGGAGAGCTACCTGCGCTATCAGGGCAACAAGTTCGTTGATCGCTTCGACGCCAACTCGTTCCTCTATCTGACCAAGGCTGCCGACTATTTCAATCTGGAGAACCAGCACGGCGATGGTTCGCTGGTGCAGGCCTTTTCCCGCGCAAAATGTCGCTATCTGGTCGTCTCCTTCACCTCGGACTGGCTCTACCCGACCTATCAGTCCAGAGACATGGTCAAGGCCATGAAGAAGAACGGGCTGGATGTCAGCTTCTGCGAGATCGAGGCCCCATGGGGGCACGATGC
- a CDS encoding GNAT family N-acetyltransferase produces MTNAPVIRTMTRDDVDFAIRLAAKEGWNPGLSDAECFYAADPEGFFIAEQNGEPVATISAVRYGDGYGFVGLYIVIPAERGKGYGMALWDHAMTHLEGRNVGLDAVTEQEQTYKKSGFSTSYRSTRFQGIGGGSKPEEVVPLSKVDFTQIASYDRQCFPEGRESFLRSWLEAVGVRGFAVMDGDNLSGFGVIRPCASGYKIGPLFADNGDVAETIYQALMAAVPGEKVFLDVIEPNGAAVKLAKSHDLEEVFVTVRMYTEDEPATALDKIFGVTSFELG; encoded by the coding sequence ATGACTAACGCACCTGTGATCCGCACCATGACCCGCGACGATGTGGACTTCGCCATCCGTCTGGCGGCCAAGGAAGGCTGGAACCCCGGCCTGTCCGACGCCGAATGTTTCTATGCTGCCGACCCCGAAGGGTTCTTCATCGCCGAACAGAACGGTGAGCCCGTGGCCACCATCTCAGCCGTCCGTTACGGCGACGGTTATGGTTTCGTCGGCCTCTATATCGTGATCCCGGCCGAGCGCGGAAAAGGCTACGGCATGGCCCTGTGGGACCACGCCATGACGCATCTGGAAGGACGCAACGTGGGCCTCGACGCCGTGACCGAGCAGGAGCAGACCTACAAGAAATCCGGTTTCTCCACCTCCTACCGCAGCACCCGCTTTCAGGGTATCGGCGGCGGTAGCAAGCCCGAAGAGGTCGTACCGCTCAGCAAGGTGGATTTTACCCAGATAGCTTCATACGACCGCCAGTGTTTTCCCGAAGGACGCGAGAGCTTCCTGCGCTCATGGCTGGAGGCCGTGGGCGTCCGCGGTTTTGCTGTCATGGATGGAGACAACCTGTCAGGCTTCGGCGTCATCCGTCCCTGTGCATCGGGCTACAAGATCGGCCCGCTCTTTGCCGACAATGGCGACGTGGCCGAGACCATCTATCAGGCATTGATGGCAGCTGTCCCCGGCGAGAAGGTCTTCCTCGATGTCATTGAACCCAACGGCGCAGCCGTGAAGCTGGCCAAAAGCCACGACCTTGAAGAGGTCTTTGTCACGGTGCGCATGTACACCGAGGACGAACCAGCCACTGCACTGGACAAGATATTCGGAGTCACCTCTTTCGAACTGGGGTAG
- the fosX gene encoding FosX/FosE/FosI family fosfomycin resistance hydrolase, with the protein MVEGLSHITFIVQDLERTADFLKAIFDAVEVYDSADKPHSLSRERFFLIGNVWIATMEGEPLSEQTYNHVAFRIPDDKFEEYQQRIRDLGPEVRVSRPRIEGEGRSLYFHDYDNHLFELHTGTLSQRLMAYRDADMG; encoded by the coding sequence ATGGTTGAAGGACTGAGCCACATCACCTTTATCGTGCAGGACCTTGAACGGACCGCAGACTTTCTCAAGGCGATCTTTGACGCCGTGGAAGTCTACGACAGCGCCGACAAGCCCCACTCATTGTCCCGCGAACGGTTCTTTCTGATCGGCAACGTCTGGATCGCCACCATGGAGGGCGAACCGCTGTCTGAACAGACCTACAACCACGTTGCCTTCAGGATCCCCGACGACAAATTCGAGGAATACCAACAGCGTATCCGTGATCTCGGGCCGGAGGTTCGCGTCAGTCGGCCCCGCATTGAGGGCGAAGGCCGCTCCCTGTATTTCCACGATTACGACAACCATTTGTTCGAACTGCATACCGGCACCCTGAGCCAGCGGCTGATGGCGTACCGGGATGCCGACATGGGGTAA
- a CDS encoding P-II family nitrogen regulator — MKKIEIITRSYKLEDVKESLTALGIKGMTVTEVKGFGRQGGHKEVYRGAEYQVDFVPKIKIEVVIDDEIVAEAVQAVSGAARTGQVGDGKIFISPIEDVVRIRTGESGSDAI, encoded by the coding sequence ATGAAAAAAATAGAAATCATCACTCGCAGCTACAAGCTCGAAGATGTGAAAGAGTCCCTGACTGCCCTCGGCATCAAGGGCATGACCGTCACCGAAGTAAAAGGCTTTGGCCGACAGGGTGGCCACAAGGAAGTCTACCGCGGAGCCGAATATCAGGTGGATTTCGTACCCAAGATCAAGATCGAAGTGGTCATTGACGACGAGATCGTTGCCGAGGCGGTACAGGCTGTGTCTGGCGCTGCCCGGACCGGTCAGGTCGGTGATGGCAAGATCTTCATTTCGCCTATTGAGGACGTGGTCCGCATTCGCACCGGCGAATCCGGCTCCGACGCCATCTAG
- a CDS encoding DMT family transporter, protein MALRLRTADNYAINPTGTGTFPWTNKAKRDILPLMKWLFVFLALLAGATMPLQAGVNLRLKQALADPVWASFISFAVGTLALLVYGLLTRPIPTQAMAASAPFWAWGGGLLGAFFVTVIILLAANLGATTTMAWLLAGQFLCALILDHFGLISFDVHAISWQRVAGVVLLVLGAVLVNKY, encoded by the coding sequence ATGGCGCTTCGGTTACGAACTGCCGACAATTACGCTATAAACCCTACTGGAACCGGGACCTTTCCATGGACGAACAAGGCAAAGCGCGATATCCTGCCGCTCATGAAATGGCTGTTCGTATTTCTCGCCCTGCTTGCCGGGGCCACCATGCCGCTCCAGGCAGGCGTGAACCTGCGTCTCAAGCAGGCCCTGGCCGATCCGGTCTGGGCATCGTTCATCTCCTTTGCCGTGGGCACGCTGGCCCTGCTCGTCTACGGGCTGCTCACGCGCCCCATTCCCACTCAGGCCATGGCTGCGTCCGCGCCATTCTGGGCCTGGGGAGGCGGACTGCTCGGCGCGTTCTTCGTCACCGTCATCATCCTCCTTGCCGCCAACCTCGGAGCCACCACCACCATGGCATGGCTGCTGGCGGGCCAGTTCCTCTGCGCCCTGATCCTCGACCACTTCGGCCTCATCAGCTTCGACGTCCACGCCATCTCATGGCAACGCGTTGCCGGTGTCGTGCTGTTGGTCCTCGGGGCCGTGCTGGTAAACAAATATTGA
- a CDS encoding 4-hydroxybenzoate octaprenyltransferase, whose product MSFMKDLGVVCRMIKIEHSVFALPFAFIGAFLAAGGWPGLYNLVILTIAMVAVRSFAMAFNRFADRDVDAANPRTQDRPLVTGELTTRFTQLFLVGTAVIFIVMCGLMNPLCLKLSPLALGLSAFYSYCKRFTYWCHFVLGAVLGLAPVAGWLCVDPTFTLPAALFFCGVALWVAGFDLLYACQDADFDKEMGLWSIPARLGIPSALAISTLSHVITAALFLMAGWAAGLGGWYFLVATAVGITLMAEHQMVKPDDMSRVNVAFFTMNGVIAVVLFFGVLLDLFTA is encoded by the coding sequence ATGTCGTTCATGAAAGATCTGGGTGTTGTTTGCAGAATGATTAAGATCGAACACTCGGTGTTCGCCCTGCCCTTTGCGTTCATCGGCGCATTTCTGGCTGCTGGCGGCTGGCCCGGGCTGTACAACCTCGTCATCCTGACCATCGCCATGGTGGCTGTCCGCTCCTTTGCCATGGCCTTCAACCGCTTTGCCGACAGGGATGTGGACGCGGCCAACCCGAGGACGCAGGACCGTCCGCTGGTGACTGGTGAACTGACCACCCGATTCACCCAGCTGTTCCTTGTGGGCACTGCCGTGATCTTCATCGTCATGTGCGGCCTGATGAACCCGCTCTGCCTGAAACTTTCTCCGCTGGCGCTGGGCCTGTCCGCCTTCTACAGCTACTGCAAGCGCTTCACCTACTGGTGCCACTTCGTGTTGGGCGCCGTACTGGGTCTGGCCCCGGTAGCAGGCTGGCTGTGCGTGGATCCGACCTTCACCCTGCCTGCGGCCCTGTTCTTCTGCGGCGTGGCCCTGTGGGTGGCTGGTTTTGACCTGCTCTACGCCTGTCAGGACGCCGACTTCGACAAGGAAATGGGCCTGTGGTCCATCCCGGCCCGACTGGGCATCCCGTCCGCGCTGGCCATTTCCACCCTGAGCCATGTCATCACCGCTGCCCTCTTCCTGATGGCAGGCTGGGCTGCGGGCCTCGGCGGCTGGTACTTCCTTGTGGCGACCGCCGTGGGCATCACCCTCATGGCCGAGCATCAGATGGTCAAGCCGGACGACATGAGCCGCGTTAACGTCGCCTTCTTCACCATGAACGGCGTCATCGCGGTGGTGCTCTTCTTCGGCGTGTTGCTCGATCTGTTCACCGCGTGA
- a CDS encoding rhodanese-like domain-containing protein, producing MRTLSALILVIALLILWDVAWWLGFGVSPLSPWTLKQMVNQDNAPVIIDVRTPAEFEAFHIPHAINVPFPATLAELAAASPDPTNPIVVVCMTGHRSPPVVRQLRKGGYTDVMNATWGMLAWKLFGGEVEAGK from the coding sequence ATGCGTACGCTTTCCGCCCTCATTCTGGTCATCGCCCTGCTCATCCTGTGGGACGTGGCCTGGTGGCTCGGCTTCGGCGTTTCCCCCCTCTCTCCGTGGACACTCAAGCAGATGGTCAATCAGGACAACGCGCCTGTGATCATCGATGTCCGCACACCGGCCGAATTCGAGGCCTTTCACATCCCCCACGCCATCAACGTGCCTTTCCCGGCCACGCTGGCCGAGTTGGCCGCGGCATCGCCTGACCCCACCAATCCCATCGTGGTGGTCTGCATGACGGGCCACCGCTCGCCGCCCGTGGTGCGCCAGTTGCGCAAGGGCGGCTACACCGATGTCATGAACGCCACCTGGGGCATGCTCGCGTGGAAGCTCTTCGGCGGCGAAGTCGAGGCAGGCAAGTGA
- a CDS encoding TraR/DksA family transcriptional regulator, protein MTETQRREIKSHLMQGLDSLSSQGVAANLAVENCPDENDFASQLAQLGVNVAMHRRRQMRMVELENALKRLHETDYGICEECGEDIGLARLKANPSARLCVSCQSALEDGVSH, encoded by the coding sequence ATGACTGAAACGCAGCGTCGTGAAATCAAGAGCCACCTCATGCAGGGACTGGATTCCCTCTCTTCTCAGGGCGTGGCCGCCAACCTGGCTGTGGAGAATTGTCCGGATGAAAATGACTTCGCATCCCAGTTGGCCCAGTTGGGCGTCAACGTGGCGATGCACCGCCGCCGCCAGATGCGGATGGTGGAGCTGGAAAACGCGCTCAAGCGTTTGCACGAGACCGACTACGGCATTTGTGAAGAGTGCGGTGAGGATATCGGCCTTGCCCGCTTGAAAGCCAATCCTTCGGCACGACTGTGCGTCTCCTGCCAGTCCGCCCTGGAGGACGGTGTTTCTCATTAA
- a CDS encoding glycosyltransferase → MGDSRFKVDMHVHSKFSTRPSQWILQKIGCPESFTEPASLYAIARERGMDLVTITDHNTINGCLEIAHLPGTFVSEEITTYFPEDRCKLHVLAYDISEAQHADIQRHRENVFDLVPYLHDQGIAHALAHPLFAVNDKLTSAHFEQALLLFDVFEENGTRDARQNQVLRDIITRLSRMDIERLANIHGIEPMGETPWVKGLMGGSDDHSSLNIARMYTTFPGKPALENVLSGIDNHTCRPAGNPATPRTMAHNLYGIGYQFYRQKIGSMQTAASEHICFRFAQSALSPVPDTAKAPASLKERFLKLIGRSKASLHREYASADSVQHMLLKEAGKIIIRDKELLAIAHGKVRDPQKLEAEWARFVSLAANRVLSQFADRTLNSVLGANIFDVFHSMGSAGSLYALLVPYFVGYDLFSRERTFSREILSRFRNKGESRRDRGLKIAHFTDTFDEINGVARTIRQQLDMVARHGKDMTVITCGAKADVPGAVSFAPVGRFSVPEYKELVLSYPPFLDMLTHCFEQEYDCILAATPGPVGLAGLAISRILKLPFHGTYHTAFPEYVGAFTEDTALEDGCWRYMSWFYDQMEVIYAPSEATKFELADHGIDPEKIVTYPRGVDTFRFHPEKRNGFYKQYDVQSRTKLIYVGRVSQEKGLDVLADAYKKAARMRDSLQLIVVGDGPYLDQMKRELRGLPVTFTGVLKGESLAQAYASADLFVFPSATDTFGNVVLEAQASGLPVIVTDKGGPCENVLQDETGLIFPAGDADALLRAIIHMVDTPERIKYMGKRARAHVENRTFDATFLKTWEIFGSNVAA, encoded by the coding sequence ATGGGTGATTCTCGGTTCAAGGTGGACATGCATGTCCATTCCAAGTTTTCCACGCGGCCTTCGCAGTGGATATTGCAGAAGATCGGTTGTCCGGAGAGTTTTACGGAGCCGGCTTCGCTGTATGCCATTGCCCGGGAGCGTGGCATGGACCTGGTGACCATAACCGACCACAACACCATCAATGGATGCCTGGAGATCGCGCATCTTCCCGGCACGTTCGTCAGCGAGGAGATCACCACGTATTTCCCGGAAGACAGGTGCAAGCTGCATGTGCTGGCGTACGATATTAGCGAAGCGCAGCATGCCGACATTCAGCGCCACAGGGAGAACGTGTTCGATCTGGTGCCGTACCTGCACGATCAGGGCATCGCCCATGCGTTGGCGCATCCGTTGTTTGCCGTCAATGACAAGCTGACCTCCGCCCACTTCGAGCAGGCTCTGCTCCTGTTCGACGTGTTCGAGGAAAACGGGACCCGTGACGCTCGTCAGAATCAGGTCCTGCGGGACATCATCACGCGCTTGTCCCGCATGGACATCGAGCGTCTGGCCAATATCCATGGCATTGAGCCGATGGGTGAAACGCCTTGGGTCAAGGGACTCATGGGCGGGTCCGATGATCATAGCTCCCTGAATATCGCTCGAATGTACACCACGTTTCCGGGCAAACCCGCTCTGGAGAATGTGCTGTCCGGCATCGACAATCACACCTGTCGGCCGGCTGGCAATCCGGCCACGCCACGCACCATGGCCCACAACCTCTACGGCATCGGCTACCAGTTCTACCGACAGAAGATCGGCTCCATGCAGACCGCTGCCAGCGAGCACATCTGCTTCCGCTTTGCCCAGAGCGCGCTGTCACCTGTGCCGGACACGGCCAAGGCGCCTGCATCTCTCAAGGAGCGGTTTCTAAAGTTGATCGGTCGGAGCAAGGCCTCCCTGCACCGGGAGTACGCCTCTGCTGATTCCGTGCAACACATGCTGCTCAAGGAGGCCGGGAAGATCATCATTCGCGACAAGGAACTCCTCGCCATCGCCCACGGCAAGGTGCGCGATCCGCAAAAGCTGGAGGCGGAGTGGGCGCGATTCGTGTCGCTGGCCGCCAATCGTGTCCTGTCTCAGTTTGCCGATCGCACCCTGAACTCGGTGCTTGGCGCGAACATCTTCGACGTCTTCCATTCCATGGGCTCGGCAGGCTCCCTCTACGCCCTGCTGGTTCCCTACTTTGTGGGCTACGACCTGTTTTCCCGTGAGCGCACGTTCTCCCGCGAGATTTTGTCCCGCTTCCGCAACAAGGGAGAGAGCAGGCGCGACCGCGGTCTCAAGATTGCCCACTTCACGGATACCTTTGACGAGATCAACGGCGTGGCCCGTACCATTCGCCAACAGCTCGACATGGTGGCCCGTCACGGCAAGGACATGACCGTAATTACCTGCGGTGCCAAGGCCGACGTGCCCGGCGCGGTCAGCTTTGCCCCGGTGGGGCGGTTCTCGGTCCCCGAGTACAAGGAACTGGTGCTGTCCTATCCGCCGTTTCTCGATATGCTGACCCACTGCTTCGAGCAGGAGTACGACTGCATCCTTGCGGCCACTCCCGGTCCGGTGGGCCTGGCAGGGCTGGCTATCTCACGTATCCTGAAGCTGCCGTTCCACGGCACCTACCACACGGCGTTTCCCGAGTACGTCGGCGCGTTCACTGAGGACACCGCCCTTGAGGACGGCTGCTGGCGGTACATGAGCTGGTTCTACGACCAGATGGAAGTGATCTACGCCCCCAGTGAGGCCACCAAGTTCGAGTTGGCAGACCACGGTATTGATCCAGAAAAGATCGTCACCTATCCGCGTGGCGTGGACACCTTTCGTTTCCATCCGGAGAAGCGTAACGGCTTTTACAAACAGTACGATGTCCAGAGCCGCACCAAGCTCATCTACGTGGGCCGTGTGTCGCAGGAAAAGGGACTCGATGTCCTTGCCGATGCGTACAAGAAGGCCGCCAGAATGCGCGACTCCCTGCAACTCATTGTGGTGGGTGATGGCCCGTACCTTGATCAGATGAAACGTGAATTGCGTGGTCTGCCCGTGACCTTCACGGGCGTGCTCAAGGGGGAATCCCTTGCACAGGCCTACGCCAGCGCCGACCTGTTCGTCTTTCCCTCGGCCACTGACACCTTCGGCAACGTGGTGCTCGAGGCGCAGGCCTCCGGGCTCCCCGTCATCGTCACTGACAAGGGCGGCCCCTGCGAGAACGTCTTGCAGGACGAGACCGGCCTCATCTTCCCGGCAGGTGATGCGGACGCCTTGCTTCGCGCCATCATCCACATGGTCGATACCCCGGAGCGTATCAAGTATATGGGCAAACGGGCCCGTGCCCACGTGGAAAACCGGACCTTTGATGCCACCTTTCTGAAAACGTGGGAGATATTCGGCAGTAACGTCGCTGCATAA
- a CDS encoding ammonium transporter, protein MIQSGDTAFILVSAALVLLMTPALALFYAGMVRSKNVLGTIMQSIIMISLITLEWIYIGYSMSFGPDVAGIIGDLSFAALSGVGTAPSPDYATTVPHIVFMIYQCMFAVITPALITGAFAERVRFLPFCIFSVLWSVLVYNPVCHWIWGGGFLGAMGVLDFAGGLVVHLTCGVAALVACIMIGPRKGFGKRQFIPHNLPMTVIGTGLLWFGWFGFNGGSALAADEIAATAFVATHIAGMTGMLTWTLVEWYHIGKPTTLGACSGAIAGLATITPAAGFVGPNSAVCIGFLGGMICYLAVLAKNRFGYDDSLDVVGIHGVGGLIGTIALGFFASTAVNPGGADGLFFGNPGFLMTQLTGIAVVGGYTLVISWIILKGINAFTPLRMEENDEEIGMDTSEHSESAYQA, encoded by the coding sequence ATGATTCAAAGCGGCGATACCGCCTTTATCCTCGTGTCGGCAGCGCTGGTGCTGCTCATGACACCCGCGCTGGCGTTGTTTTATGCGGGTATGGTGCGGAGCAAAAACGTGCTCGGCACCATTATGCAATCCATCATCATGATCTCGCTCATCACGCTCGAATGGATCTACATCGGCTATTCCATGAGCTTTGGCCCGGACGTGGCCGGTATTATCGGCGACCTGAGCTTTGCGGCGCTCTCCGGTGTGGGGACTGCGCCCAGCCCGGATTACGCCACCACCGTGCCGCACATCGTGTTCATGATCTATCAGTGCATGTTCGCGGTCATCACGCCCGCGCTGATTACCGGCGCTTTTGCCGAGCGCGTTCGCTTCCTGCCCTTCTGCATCTTTTCCGTGCTCTGGTCCGTACTCGTCTACAATCCGGTCTGCCACTGGATCTGGGGCGGCGGTTTCCTCGGTGCCATGGGCGTGCTTGATTTTGCCGGTGGTCTGGTCGTTCACCTCACCTGTGGTGTGGCCGCCCTCGTTGCCTGCATCATGATCGGCCCCCGCAAGGGCTTCGGTAAGCGCCAGTTCATTCCGCACAACCTGCCCATGACCGTTATCGGCACGGGCCTGCTCTGGTTCGGCTGGTTCGGTTTCAACGGCGGTTCCGCCCTGGCTGCTGACGAGATCGCAGCCACGGCCTTTGTCGCCACCCACATTGCTGGCATGACCGGTATGCTCACCTGGACGCTGGTGGAGTGGTATCACATCGGCAAACCCACCACGCTGGGCGCCTGCTCCGGTGCCATCGCCGGGCTCGCCACCATTACCCCGGCTGCCGGATTCGTCGGCCCGAACTCCGCTGTTTGCATCGGCTTCCTCGGCGGCATGATCTGCTACCTCGCCGTGCTTGCCAAGAACCGCTTCGGCTATGACGACTCCCTCGACGTGGTCGGCATTCACGGTGTCGGCGGTCTCATCGGCACCATCGCCCTTGGCTTCTTTGCATCCACTGCTGTCAATCCCGGCGGCGCAGACGGCCTGTTCTTCGGCAATCCCGGCTTCCTGATGACCCAGCTCACTGGTATTGCGGTGGTCGGAGGCTATACACTGGTCATCTCATGGATTATCCTCAAGGGCATCAACGCGTTTACTCCGCTGCGCATGGAGGAGAATGACGAAGAGATCGGCATGGATACTTCCGAGCACAGCGAATCCGCCTATCAGGCATAA
- a CDS encoding mechanosensitive ion channel domain-containing protein — protein sequence MQIDFDKVISYLSDWLNTNVLTVNTAIQWACVFGAYLFGLLLWRGFEGRLFRKVDESVRGELAKSILKALIDIGNIAGFIVLMQIAGAVFRALDMTPRLLDAASDLAVAWIIIRLLTSIMPNRSLARSVSLTVWAVAALHVFGLLAPITDFLESLKFSTGDISITALGVIKGVALAGVCLQIASLASQFATQRIYATNDLSPSIKVLLEKVVKVSLFTVAILFALSSVGIDLTSLAIFSSALGVGIGFGLKTIISNYIAGVLLLLDNSIKPGDTIEVGNVFGVVRNLHGRYTSVLTRSGKEHLIPNELLMTDEVVNWTFTDTNVRLKIPVGISYDSDVEKALDLLVEATKGVKRVLTNPAPAPRLVDFADNSVNLQLRIWIADAEKGVTNVRSEVMLNIWRLYHEHGIEFPFPQRDVLLKPESTLSVKLEKGESDD from the coding sequence ATGCAGATAGATTTCGATAAAGTGATCAGCTACCTGAGCGACTGGCTCAACACCAACGTCCTGACGGTGAACACCGCCATCCAATGGGCGTGCGTCTTCGGCGCCTACCTGTTCGGCTTGCTGCTGTGGCGCGGCTTCGAAGGCCGCCTCTTCCGCAAAGTGGATGAATCCGTCCGGGGCGAACTGGCCAAGTCTATCCTCAAGGCGCTCATCGACATCGGCAACATCGCGGGCTTCATCGTCCTGATGCAGATCGCCGGAGCCGTATTCCGCGCTCTGGACATGACCCCGCGCCTGCTTGACGCGGCCAGTGATCTGGCCGTGGCATGGATCATCATTCGTCTGCTGACCAGCATCATGCCCAACAGGTCGCTGGCCCGCAGCGTATCGCTGACGGTCTGGGCCGTGGCAGCGCTCCACGTCTTCGGCCTGCTCGCTCCCATCACGGATTTCCTGGAGAGCCTGAAGTTCTCTACTGGTGACATCTCCATCACGGCCCTTGGCGTCATCAAGGGCGTGGCTCTGGCCGGCGTCTGTTTGCAGATCGCCTCACTGGCCTCCCAGTTTGCCACCCAGCGCATCTATGCGACCAATGACCTCTCGCCGTCCATCAAGGTGCTGCTCGAAAAGGTCGTCAAGGTCTCCCTGTTCACCGTGGCGATCCTCTTCGCCCTGTCCAGCGTGGGCATCGACCTGACCAGTCTCGCCATCTTCTCCAGCGCACTCGGCGTTGGTATCGGTTTCGGTCTCAAGACAATCATTTCCAACTACATCGCGGGCGTGCTTCTGCTGCTGGACAACTCCATCAAGCCCGGCGACACCATCGAGGTGGGCAACGTCTTCGGCGTGGTCCGCAACCTCCACGGCCGGTACACCTCGGTCCTGACACGCAGCGGCAAGGAGCACCTCATCCCCAACGAGCTGCTCATGACCGACGAGGTGGTCAACTGGACCTTTACAGACACCAACGTGCGCCTCAAAATTCCGGTGGGCATCAGCTACGACTCGGACGTGGAGAAGGCCCTCGACCTCCTCGTGGAAGCGACCAAGGGAGTCAAGCGCGTCCTCACCAACCCTGCCCCGGCCCCCCGGCTAGTGGATTTCGCAGACAACTCCGTGAACCTCCAACTGCGCATTTGGATTGCCGACGCCGAAAAGGGCGTGACCAATGTCCGCAGCGAGGTCATGCTCAATATCTGGCGGCTTTACCATGAGCACGGCATCGAGTTCCCGTTCCCGCAACGCGACGTGCTGCTCAAGCCCGAATCCACCCTGTCCGTGAAGCTCGAAAAGGGAGAGAGTGATGACTAA
- the rfaE2 gene encoding D-glycero-beta-D-manno-heptose 1-phosphate adenylyltransferase, which yields MSLPQNPKLMSIRTFLKKKAEFMPGHKLVFTNGCFDVLHAGHVDLLTRARALGDSLILGLNSDESVKMLGKGDDRPVNNQEDRAFVLAGLECVDYIVIFHESTPLEVIKAARPQVLVKGGDWPVDQIVGADVVTKAGGEVHSLPLLDGYSTTGFLEKVRG from the coding sequence ATGTCCCTGCCGCAGAATCCCAAGCTCATGTCCATCCGCACCTTCCTCAAGAAGAAGGCGGAATTCATGCCCGGCCACAAGCTGGTCTTTACCAACGGCTGCTTCGATGTGCTCCACGCCGGTCACGTCGACCTGCTGACCCGCGCCCGCGCTCTGGGCGACTCCCTCATCCTCGGCCTCAACTCCGACGAGTCCGTCAAGATGCTGGGCAAGGGCGACGACCGCCCGGTCAACAATCAGGAAGATCGCGCCTTCGTCCTCGCCGGACTGGAGTGCGTCGATTACATCGTCATCTTCCACGAATCCACTCCGCTGGAAGTGATCAAGGCTGCCCGCCCGCAGGTGCTGGTCAAGGGCGGCGACTGGCCCGTCGACCAGATCGTCGGCGCCGACGTGGTCACCAAGGCTGGCGGCGAGGTCCACTCCCTGCCGCTGCTGGACGGCTACTCCACCACCGGATTCCTCGAGAAGGTCCGCGGATAG